A single genomic interval of Parvularcula marina harbors:
- a CDS encoding M20 aminoacylase family protein, producing the protein MMSDTEDLIRWRRHLHAHPETAFEEVETAKMVADLLTSFGIEVTTGIGGTGVVGVLKRGDGPNVGLRADMDALPIREKNEFSHASTHDGKMHACGHDGHTTMLLGAARELAAMDDWAGTITFIFQPAEENEGGAIAMIEDGLFERFPVDAVFGLHNWPGLPAGQFTVRAGPMMAAYDIFEIRLTGRGAHAAMPHLGTDTLVAAAQLVTELQTLVSRRVNPLHPAVVSVTQIHGGDAYNVLPAESIIRGCVRTFHDEARSVIRDVMAEMAEAVATTAGLTASVDYDQRYVATVNSEAETALAKRAAGDALGPDAIVEGVDPSMGSEDFGAMLEAKPGAYVWLGNDHPAGENFGLHHDRYDFNDEILEPGVRYWVSLARRFLEERG; encoded by the coding sequence ATGATGAGTGACACAGAAGACCTGATCCGCTGGCGCCGCCACCTTCACGCCCATCCCGAGACCGCCTTTGAGGAGGTCGAGACGGCAAAGATGGTCGCGGACCTCCTCACCTCTTTCGGTATTGAGGTGACGACCGGCATTGGCGGCACGGGCGTTGTCGGGGTTCTCAAGCGTGGCGATGGCCCCAATGTGGGCTTACGCGCCGATATGGATGCCCTGCCGATCCGCGAGAAGAATGAGTTCAGCCACGCCTCGACCCATGACGGAAAGATGCATGCCTGCGGGCATGACGGGCACACGACCATGCTGCTCGGGGCCGCGCGGGAACTCGCCGCAATGGATGACTGGGCGGGCACGATCACCTTCATCTTTCAGCCAGCGGAGGAAAATGAAGGCGGCGCCATCGCGATGATCGAGGATGGGCTCTTCGAGCGCTTCCCCGTCGATGCGGTCTTTGGCCTGCATAACTGGCCGGGCCTGCCCGCAGGGCAGTTCACCGTGCGGGCAGGGCCGATGATGGCCGCCTATGATATTTTCGAGATTCGCCTCACCGGGCGCGGCGCCCATGCCGCCATGCCGCATCTGGGCACCGATACGCTAGTCGCCGCCGCGCAGCTGGTCACGGAGCTTCAGACCCTCGTCTCGCGCCGGGTCAATCCGCTGCACCCCGCCGTCGTCAGCGTGACCCAGATCCATGGCGGGGATGCCTATAACGTCCTGCCCGCTGAATCCATCATTCGCGGCTGTGTACGGACGTTCCATGATGAGGCGCGCAGCGTCATCCGGGATGTGATGGCTGAAATGGCTGAAGCCGTCGCGACGACCGCCGGGCTGACGGCATCGGTTGATTACGACCAGCGCTATGTCGCAACCGTGAACAGTGAGGCCGAAACCGCGCTGGCCAAACGCGCGGCAGGCGATGCCCTTGGCCCCGATGCGATTGTGGAGGGCGTTGACCCCTCAATGGGGTCAGAGGATTTCGGCGCCATGCTGGAGGCCAAACCCGGCGCCTATGTCTGGCTCGGCAATGACCATCCGGCGGGGGAGAATTTCGGCCTCCACCATGACCGCTATGATTTCAATGACGAGATCCTGGAACCCGGCGTCCGCTACTGGGTGAGCCTTGCACGGCGGTTCCTTGAGGAGCGGGGGTGA